A genome region from Salvelinus alpinus chromosome 26, SLU_Salpinus.1, whole genome shotgun sequence includes the following:
- the LOC139554304 gene encoding uncharacterized protein, with protein sequence MTTTSTTPTTTSTTTTTTTTTAHLAVVTLQVTINEGFVPALSNPQSTEFQTLAVTITSVCDVIYRAKYGILFIRTIVIAFIPVFRSRMAADTQVELEVVFNETAIATIANATMPKDNDIKDTLNEAVTNPNSTFNLSVVPNSIIIIRVPNTSTVATTITTATPVIATVVTAAPTTTTAAATTTSVVTIILTTVSVEFTSKGETFISDLSTSSSQAFQTRASLIKTQLEPFYRSAFASFNSLTVIKFRNGSIINTMNLAFSSSAVPNSKEIGTVLIKAAQNITAFNINPTSVTVSGEVVTSSGISSKTSLFTASCLVVLSLLLSS encoded by the exons ATGACAACTACCAGCACAACTCCAACAACTACTTCTACTACGACAACAACTACCACAACGACTGCACATCTTGCAGTGGTTACATTACAAGTCACCATCAATGAAGGTTTTGTACCAGCTTTGAGTAATCCTCAAAGCACAGAATTTCAAACACTTGCGGTAACCATTACTTCAGTG TGTGACGTGATCTATCGAGCAAAATATGGGATTCTTTTCATCCGGACGATTGTCATTGCATTCAT ACCAGTGTTCCGTTCTCGTATGGCAGCAGACACACAGGTGGAGCTGGAAGTGGTGTTCAATGAGACCGCCATTGCAACTATCGCTAATGCAACTATGCCCAAGGACAATGACATTAAAGATACACTAAATgaggctgtgaccaatccaaactctaccttCAACCTCTCTGTGGTTCCAAACTCCATCATTATTATCA GGGTcccaaatacatccacagttgcCACAACAATTACAACGGCTACTCCTGTCATCGCAACCGTTGTCACAGCTGCTCCAACCACTACAACtgctgctgccaccacaacctctgtGGTCACAATTATACTCACTACAGTGTCTGTGGAGTTCACGTCCAAAGGAGAGACATTTATCTCCGACCTATCAACCTCATCCTCTCAGGCCTTTCAAACTCGAGCATCACTGATTAAAACACAG CTTGAACCTTTCTATCGATCAGCTTTCGCCTCTTTCAACAGTTTGACAGTAATAAAATTCAG AAATGGATCAATCATTAACACCATGAATTTAGCATTTAGCTCCTCCGCTGTGCCAAATTCCAAGGAAATTGGCACCGTTTTGATAAAGGCTGCACAGAACATCACAGCTTTCAACATCAACCCCACGTCAGTTACTGTCAGTGGTGAAG TTGTGACCTCAAGTGGAATAAGCAGCAAGACCAGTCTCTTCACTGCCTCCTGTCTGGTGGTGTTGTCGCTGCTGCTGTCAAGCTAG